GATATATTATTTAAAATACCCTCATAGCAGGGTTTTATTTTAACCCTGCTTGTTTGAGGATATTGTTTAGTGTTCCTGGTTTTAGGTCTTTATTGTGGTAGGGGATTACAGGTCTTCCTGGTTTACTTGGATGCTT
This sequence is a window from Caldicellulosiruptoraceae bacterium PP1. Protein-coding genes within it:
- a CDS encoding type II toxin-antitoxin system HicA family toxin encodes the protein MKPKELIKILKAEGWYIDRIQGSHYILKHPSKPGRPVIPYHNKDLKPGTLNNILKQAGLK